Sequence from the Toxoplasma gondii ME49 chromosome Ib, whole genome shotgun sequence genome:
GATGGACCTGCAAGGTGAAGCACACGCACAGAGACCAtcgaaagtgaagagaacATTTCGCAAGCCAGTCCACGGACATGCCTTCGAAGCGCAGAGCGTCGTTGTCACACACGAGTCCGAGAGAACTGACCGATGGTTGCAGACCTCGCTCCCTCCCGCATTTCCCACCCAAAATGCGTGTTTCTACTGACTGGGATCTTCCTTTCCAGCGGAGACCAGAAACGTGAGATGAATCTAGACTATTGTTCCGCTTGTCCATTCCGCTCACTTCTTCGTCCTTGTCTTGATACGCGAATTCCGGAGTAAGTTGTTAGCACTGGAACACGGCTAGCGTGAATGCCACCTAACGCAGCTGAGTCTTGCCTGTTGCGGTGTTCGTCGAAAaccttccctctctgtgaCATTTTGTTGAGAGGTTGACGCCAAACATCCAAGCAAACCACTGGGTTTGGATGGACGCATTTTGAGCACCGCGTAAGATGTGCCAGCTTTTTCTCTCACTTCGCCGTAGGCCACACTGAGCGTGTTGCTCTCACCTGCATTTGTCGTTGTACTTGTCGATGCCCATTTCAACGATTTCATGGCGACTAGTGATGCCGAGGCTCTTGTCAATTTCAAACTCGACAGGCAACCCGTGGCAGTCCCACCCGAAGCGACGGTCCACATAGTGCCCCGTCTGGTGAGCGTAGCGAGTCACTACGTCCtaaaaaggagacacgcacAGGCAGTTCGAGCGCCGGGTCTTCGCACACAAAACAtgggaaaaggagaagaaaagcttCGAGTGACACGCTTGAAACATGGAACCACGGCCTCCAAGGCTGAAAGAAAACTTCTACCAAATAAAGGCGAATTTGCCTCACAGTCAATTCAAACATGACGTTCTTGATCTGTCGGTCCGGGAGTATCCCATGTGACGAAATTGCCTTGCTggggggaggaagaaagccgaCAGCACTTCCATCGGTAAATAAAAACGGGCTTCTGCAGTCGGGGAAAGTAACCGAGTTGATGGTGTATGGAAGAGCACCTAGGTATACACGAAGGATGAAATGTGGGTACCCGACGCCGGTCGTGTAATCATCTACGAGCCAACGTACACAGTCTAACGTATCCGCACACGTTAGACCATGCGCCTTcgcataaatatatatatatatatatattgaatctacgtatgtgtgtgtataaaGAGACTATATGCGTGTGACGCCGCTTTGAGGGAATAGAGCATTCCTTGCGTTGAGCTCTCAGCATCGTGTTGCGACGTTTCTTTGCCTCGTGAAAGCGTCGTTTTCCTCACCTTGATGGTTCCGGCAAGAATATGGCCGTAGTGCGGAAGCCCGGTGGCGAAGGGGGGGCCGTCGTAGAACGTGAAGATTGGTTTTCCCTTGGAGAGTTCCACGGAGCGTTTGAAAGTGTTGCGATCCTTCCACTCCGCTAGAattcgttcttcctccttcggGAAATCTGGGCGCTCTGGGACTGAAAATGCATCaacggaagagacacaaaaggaCGCCTGCTTTGCCAGGAAGAACCATAAAAATTCGAATGAGAGAAACGTTGTGAAGGGAACTGGGCGCAAACCAGCAAGGATGAAACGAAAAAGCCTACGGGGAGTGGACAAGGCACAAAGGAGACGATGAACCCACGCAACGCATTGACATAGATGTCGCAGTATTGTGACCTGTGGGGAGGAAAGTGGTTGAGCCGAGGCAGTGTTGAAAATGAACTTGCAGGTAAACAGAGAGTCGCTGTTGCTACTTGATACAGGCGGGCAGAGACCCGTGGGAGAGTTCGATGAATAACCAGACGTAGGCGCATGTGCCCGCAGATTCGCAGAGATAACAAACTGGAATTAACCGGTGAATGGATCAACTCGCAAAGAAACTGAGTGAAGAGTGACAAATAGTGTCTAATCGAAATAGGCACATGGAGAAAATGTTCATAACTCAACCAGAAAGTTCCCAATATGTGTAGATGAAAGGTGCCTGGGTAGAATGGACTCCAAAGAACGTTCATGAAATGACGTACGAGGCTCGAAGGTTGTAGCACACGGAGACGCCATGGTTGCGTCCGATTTCGTCCTGAAATTCTCTACGGTAGGTCCGCTGTTGACAGACGAtggaagaggggaagaggctGAACCGTTTGGAGTACGCAGGAAAGAGAGCCCTCTTGAAACGACAGACAGtcgcgaagaaaagcggGCAGATGGTCGATACTTCAGCAGCCGTGGCGCTGCACTCTTTGACGCCGAAATGACAGCTAAGGAGGCCGATGATCGCGCTGAATACCTGGGCAGAACCCACTGGGACGAAGAAACCAACCCttgtgaagaaggaaaagaagtcCTTTGGTCTCCTGGGATTCTAAAAAACTTCAACTGGTGAGCTTGAGAGGACCGGAAGCGAAACTCAGGGATTAAACAGATGGCAGCGGTTGCCGGGTTGCGAAACGACGTTCGTGGCAGCAGCAGAACCATGAGGGGTTTTTTCCCTTAGACGATCTGTCAAAAGCAGCGAGGAATcaagaaacaaaggactcgcggcaggaaacgaagaagagtgtAAAATGAGGAAAAGTGTCGATTCGGCCAATCGGCCGTTGAGTGTGACATGCAAGACAACTAGTGCTTGCGTTTCCAGCGCATGCTGCCAGTCGACGGACATATACGGCAACGCCGGCACAGCCAGCACcgagaaacacgaagaaaaTGGTGCGTAGAAAAAATTAGCGAAAGAACTTCTCAAATCCTGAGCAGACGATCAAACCAGAAGTGTCCAGCCCAAAAGAGAAGCGGATTCTGTGGAGGTTGGCTGGTCAACGGCCGCGTTTCGACACATCCAACTCTGAGGGTACCCTTTTCAGGTTTGGTTCTTGTGATGCGAACAACAACAAGCTCAGGAGAAAGGCTTTAGATCCGCTCATAGAAGCGATTGAATACAAAGGAAAGCTTCTTAGTCCTTCGATAAAATGACAAAGCGTGCTATGTGGGGCGGTACCTCCGTGCATGCGACAGTCTGGCGCAtccgaaagagacacactACACATAAGAATCTGTCTGTTTGTATAGTCTTCTCTATGTGTGTAGGAAGTCGGCACACATTTTTTGCAGGGCTGTACCTTTTTCTGTGTGATGAAAAAAGTATGTGCCACGTGGCTTCTCGCACAAACGCTGAAACACAGGAACTCCTGTGAAGTCACACGTGAAGCGCCTACCACAATGCGGCGTGGCAAGCCGACAAATACGGACGTGAAAGGGCGAATTGTTGCAAGAAATAGTCGGCAATATTTAGTGTGGACTGATAAAGACGGGAATCCGTGCCAAACTAGCCCAAATGCAAAGGACGCAAATGACAGGTGTGTTTGCTGCCAAAAGCCTCGCAGCACAACAGCTGTAGACTTTGTGAATCAGCTCGACCCGCCCGTACAAAGGACAGTTCATGATATCGCTGAAGAACTCTGGTGGACAGAAGATCTCCAGTATTCTATAGGTCCTCAATAGTTGTTCGGCTTTTCATAGTGTTGCGAAACCGCCATACGACGTGCTTGTTGACCTCAAACGACAAAAGGGGTTGTAGAATATCGCGGTACCGCCAGAGTTCGAATGTCTTGCCTCCCACGACTACGCGTCCAGACGCCTAGTGCTAAGTGGAACGGGAACAGTTTACAGATACTGCACATATGAACCGGTAATGATAAAGTGCCCTGTAGTAAAACCAAGGGAACGGAAAGGCTGTCATTTTCTTCGGGACAAAAGCGCCTATAAAACTAGAGATGACAATCAGTCAGACGCATCTCTGATTAATGCGTCTTAGGCTGGAACTAACCGACAGAAAGAAATAACTCGGAAAAGTGCTTTGGCTCTTTGGAGTTGGTATGTCAGTGGCGGATATGATGCATTTTGTGCAGGTCATCAGTATCGTGCAAGGGTTACATGCGAGGAAACGGTGATTGTTAACTGTATCGCACGACGTCGTCCCCAGTTAACTGGTGCTCGGCTCGCAGGAGACTGCCATGACGGTGAGGGAAAAATGAGCGCTTACCAGGCAAAAACCTTCAAACGGTCCTCAGCGCTGCAGCATCATCATTTTCGCAAGCCCATAAATTTAACAAGCACGTCTTCCAAACGAAAGCACGACGGCGGCAACCATAGAGCAATGTGCACACAAGCTATCGTGGGTTGGCAACGATGTGAGACGGTTCGTTCGAATACtggcttcgtcttcgcgcACATAACGTGTCTCCGAGGAGTCAAAACCGCTCCCACCGCTGACGAGGCAAGATCGACGGTTTATTGATTGGGGGGTGGTTGGTTCTTTCCTCCGTACGCCCGATAACGGATGTAATGTCAAGGATTCAAAAGCGCCAGGAGGAAACTGCTCCGGAGTTGCCTTGGCTGGCCAATCAAAAAGCGTCAGTCCCTGATTCTTGTCGATTCCGTTCGCAGAGTCCGGATGCCATGGACGCATGGCGGCCGACAATGCTCGTAGCGGATAATGGAACACGGGGTCAAGTGTCCCACGGggtatgtacacctcagcATAGTGGATTGATCGACAATTTTTAACCCTTTCTAAATCAGAACTACGTCAACTACCGTCTTGAATAACCGTACGATTCATGAAGTGAATCACAGAACCCCGGATCTCAAGAACTCTTTTCACGGGCACTTCTAAAATGCCTGTTTCTGCCGCAGAGGGAACACCTCCCTCGAACATCTTTTCTGCCATACGGCAGCAGCGTGGTTAGCCCCCGGGATCCAACCATCAAGACGGTGACGTACGACGACCAGCAAAAACGCTCCCGCTGCCCTTCTCCTGGAGAAGCCCGCCATGTTTCTCTCAAGCGGCTGGCATCCTCTCGGACGGTCGTGTCCGGTGCTTCCGTCCCCCAAAGCGACTGCCTCTGACCAACAGGCACAGGTTCCCTCATTCGTCTGCCGTGTCGACGAAGGGGAACTCAATTTGGAGCCGGCGGCCGCGCCAACCGACCGCGTCGCCTGTAGAGGTACGACACGTGACGCCACGGTGTGCCGCCACGATGCGCATCAAGGGGACATTTGCTCGACGCCGACTGCGGCAAGCGAGGACATCGGCTCGGAGTGTGATTGGACTGATGACGACGCAGCAGTTGTTCCGTCGCTGTGGAGCGGTTTCGACGACGAAGCGCTTATTCTACAATCAACGAGTGCCGCCATCGCCCCCCTCTCGCGTAAAGGCACAGGCAATGAAAGCGCGACCAAATGTGTGCCCTTGCTGCTCTCCTGAGAACCGGTAGTCCTTCCCTCCTCGCTCAGTCGAATCGACGAAGAGGGGAACTCCAtacggagacggagagccTGTGCAGGTGTGGACTACAGTGCATATGCGCAccgcgagaagcgacgacCCTTGAGGAGAAAACAGCTGACGCACGATGTCTTTGCTGGAAACTGGATGCGGGAAGCGAGGTGATCGACTCGGAGTTGGAGAATGCCGATTGCGAAGCAGTGGTCGTCCGCCTGCTTCCCGGGCTCTGTCGATGATGTCGCACAGGGGCCTCCTAAAGCGTCGCGTGCTGTGCGGCAAGTGTCAAAAGCGCTCTCCGAGGTCACCCTCTGATTGTCTCAGATCTGAAGTGGATAGAGTCAAGCGACGAGTTTGACTGTGAGTCCGAAATATCATCGAAGAGGCAGTGCTtgtttccttgttttttAGCCGAGTTGGCACAGTATTGGAGTTGGACAGGGGCGGTGACCTCGTTTATGAAAGTCAGCGGGCGAAGCAGAcaatgaagaagacgcgtgGTCAGAAACAGGGTccgaaggagacgcaaacGGACCTCCGAGGAATGGCAAGGTCTTCACTCAAGCCGACGAAGATGGCCAGAGTTTCGAAGGAGACCTTACTAGTGCGAACCGCGTCGCGTCGACGCAGGCAGTCGAAGACTTCTCTGGAGATGAATGGGAGATTCCAGAGGAGACTTCGCCAGCAGAGAGGATGTCGGCGAGGACACCAACCCCTCCCGGCGGAACACCGGGAGACTGCTGCGGAGATGGAAATGAGGAAAAAATCTTCGGTCGATTCGCAGCCCTCCACGCGAAGGAGCAAGCCGTGTGTTAACCTCTGACTCAGGTGCCCAGAGACATGCAGGCGCCTCCTTTGGAGCAGTCGGTCCAAGCGCCGAAGCTGCCGCAGCGGTCCTGAAGCCAACCTCCAGCCAAGCTACCACCGGAAATGTTGCCCTTTATCGCCCCTCATCCGCAATGGTGCCGTCGCTTCGCCTATGACTTTAAAACGCCAGCGAAGAGTCTGTCCATGGTGCCGCAACCCGAGCTGTCATTCTACGACGCGGTGGTTGTGGAGCGGCACCGGGTTGCTCCTGACGGAAATTGTCAATTCCGTTCCGTCAGCTACGCGTTGCTAGGCACAGAGGATGCCCATGCGGAAATCCGGCAAGAGGTGGCTCACTACCTGAGGGGCAACTTTAATCGGCTTGGCTGGCTGATAAACCCGGACACgctggaggaagacgaggggaGAATGGCTCGGCTCGACAAGAAATACAGAGTCAGAATTCCGTACAAGACGTACAAAGGCTATACCCtggcagaagacgagctcAAACTTAATTGGGTTATCAGGCTTGGAGACGCACGATACAGGATCTGGGGTGACGAGTGCACTCTCGCTGTGATGGCGGAGATGTACAACATCCGGATCGTTGTTGAGCaacaagaaggcgacgggCGTCGGGCAACCAAAATGggttcgcatgcagtccagGTTATCATACCATACGATGTGGTTCCTGAGGCATGCATCCCGACGATTTTCCTGATCTACGACATTCAGCGTCAACACTACGACGTGGTCGAAAAGGTCAAACCCAGGTGAAAAACGTCACTCGCCCAAGCTCAACAATTTCCAGCGCAAGCATACGCCAAGACCGGATGTTCGTGTCATGTTTTTTCACGTTTATCACTTTTTGTAAATGAGCATCTTTCCCCAGGCGGGGTGTCTGTAATACCACGCCCCCTATCAGCAGTTTTCTCCAT
This genomic interval carries:
- a CDS encoding OTU family cysteine protease (encoded by transcript TGME49_207650), which translates into the protein MLPFIAPHPQWCRRFAYDFKTPAKSLSMVPQPELSFYDAVVVERHRVAPDGNCQFRSVSYALLGTEDAHAEIRQEVAHYLRGNFNRLGWLINPDTLEEDEGRMARLDKKYRVRIPYKTYKGYTLAEDELKLNWVIRLGDARYRIWGDECTLAVMAEMYNIRIVVEQQEGDGRRATKMGSHAVQVIIPYDVVPEACIPTIFLIYDIQRQHYDVVEKVKPR